Proteins from one Desulfonema limicola genomic window:
- a CDS encoding class I adenylate-forming enzyme family protein codes for MKTDRYVKEEDFDKILKHILSGPKFPGKEFVTGKYTYADVYSMAAGICGALPENSSNVCLFSEDKGITAAALLASAARGFSLVLPYACTVQAVEDISGYMDLQAAISDKPVELLPGISIIVPSCSKNRNPGLKPKKGPDDICFYFFTGGSTGRPKIWAKTPRNLFAEALFQIKEHKIGTDDCILATVPPYHIYGILYSVLVPFFTGARVVEKICTYPEEIRQAFSDYSPSIFVSVPVHYRVLNSSLDGNETGTSSLRLAFSSAGRLDEADGEYFYKTTGAPVVEIYGSTETGGIAARTRAKGETWLTPFDVIDWKIENERLCVRSGFISPGVETDDKGFFLTGDRVESGDGKHFVLLGRADGIVKVGGKRVDLEEAQEKLKQIEGVQDLVLIAVPGANGRENDICALVQAEQAYMDKDRFRACAVKLVSPYAMPRRIEIVDKIPVSDTGKYDRNALESLFN; via the coding sequence ATGAAAACAGATAGATACGTTAAAGAAGAAGATTTTGACAAGATACTGAAACACATACTTTCAGGTCCCAAATTTCCTGGAAAGGAATTTGTTACTGGAAAATATACCTATGCAGATGTTTATTCAATGGCTGCTGGAATCTGCGGGGCACTGCCTGAAAACAGCAGCAATGTCTGCCTTTTTTCAGAGGATAAAGGAATTACTGCTGCTGCCCTTTTAGCTTCTGCTGCCCGTGGTTTTTCCCTGGTTCTGCCTTATGCCTGCACTGTACAGGCTGTTGAAGATATTTCAGGCTACATGGATTTACAGGCTGCCATAAGTGATAAGCCTGTTGAGCTTTTACCAGGTATTTCCATTATTGTACCTTCATGTTCTAAAAACAGGAATCCAGGATTAAAACCCAAAAAAGGGCCTGACGATATTTGTTTTTATTTTTTTACAGGAGGATCAACAGGCAGGCCCAAGATATGGGCTAAAACCCCCAGGAATCTTTTTGCAGAAGCCTTGTTTCAGATTAAAGAGCATAAAATAGGCACTGACGACTGTATTCTTGCAACTGTTCCGCCTTATCACATTTACGGGATTCTTTATTCTGTTTTAGTTCCTTTTTTTACCGGTGCCAGGGTTGTTGAAAAAATATGCACCTATCCCGAGGAGATACGCCAGGCTTTTTCTGATTATTCCCCAAGTATATTTGTAAGTGTTCCTGTTCATTACAGGGTTCTAAATTCCAGCCTGGACGGAAATGAAACTGGAACCAGTTCTCTCAGGCTTGCTTTTTCTTCTGCAGGCAGGCTTGATGAAGCTGATGGAGAGTATTTTTATAAAACAACAGGAGCGCCTGTTGTTGAGATTTACGGCTCAACTGAAACAGGAGGGATTGCAGCCAGAACCAGGGCAAAAGGGGAAACATGGCTTACTCCTTTTGATGTTATAGACTGGAAGATTGAAAATGAAAGGCTTTGTGTCAGGTCTGGGTTTATTTCTCCTGGTGTTGAAACTGATGACAAGGGTTTCTTTTTAACAGGAGACCGGGTTGAATCTGGGGATGGAAAACATTTTGTTTTACTGGGAAGGGCTGACGGGATTGTCAAGGTTGGAGGCAAAAGGGTTGATCTTGAGGAAGCACAGGAAAAATTAAAACAGATTGAAGGTGTCCAGGATCTTGTGCTTATTGCTGTTCCAGGTGCCAACGGCCGTGAAAATGATATATGCGCCCTGGTTCAGGCAGAACAGGCATATATGGATAAGGACAGGTTCAGGGCCTGTGCTGTTAAACTGGTTTCACCTTATGCCATGCCCCGCAGGATTGAGATTGTTGATAAAATACCTGTTTCAGATACAGGAAAATATGACAGAAATGCCCTGGAGAGTTTGTTTAATTAA
- a CDS encoding B12-binding domain-containing radical SAM protein, which produces MRIVLVHPAGYNWMPGRKDVAAVANRMAPLGLLSIAAYLEKSGHEVFVHDCLGPKAVPGTGANSRIVLEYNPDLVGFSATTSGFLDGYDMAVRIKERKPGIKTIFGGVHISSLGGFLLEKFKHIDFLCMGEGELTLGELADGRSPEDIDGLVWRDNEQIVTNPPREHIPDLDALPFPAYEKLKGFPGQYNLPLFSYINTPGATMITSRGCPYQCSYCDRSVFKRGYRYNSAEFIYEHVLFLNKRFGVRHVTIYDDLFTAHRKRITKLCDLLVSKPLNMNFNCAVRTGHADDELLEMLKSAGFLQLSLGIETGDPDLMKAHKPGVYIEEVKDTVRRIQAKGLRAKGLFMMGLPGETVESIQKTSDFVISLGLDDMNMSKFTPFHGAPLWETIREHGELEEDWRKMNCLNFVFLPKDIDSKETLTQLYNKHVKRFYTDPGWRKRFNRRIWEHRKSLWYAVKHLPGFLYAMRSFEPEP; this is translated from the coding sequence ATGCGTATTGTTCTGGTTCATCCTGCCGGGTATAACTGGATGCCCGGCAGAAAAGATGTTGCGGCTGTTGCCAACCGTATGGCTCCTTTGGGGCTGCTTTCCATTGCAGCCTATCTTGAAAAATCTGGTCATGAGGTTTTTGTTCATGACTGCTTAGGGCCCAAAGCTGTTCCAGGAACAGGGGCTAATTCCAGGATTGTTCTTGAATATAATCCTGATCTTGTGGGCTTTTCTGCAACAACATCAGGATTTCTTGACGGCTATGACATGGCTGTCAGGATAAAAGAGCGTAAACCTGGAATTAAAACAATTTTCGGGGGTGTTCATATTTCTTCCCTGGGCGGTTTTTTGCTGGAAAAATTTAAGCATATTGATTTCCTGTGCATGGGTGAAGGAGAGCTGACCCTGGGCGAGCTGGCTGACGGCCGCAGCCCTGAAGATATAGACGGCCTGGTATGGCGGGATAATGAGCAGATTGTTACAAATCCCCCGAGGGAGCATATTCCTGACCTGGATGCCCTGCCTTTTCCTGCTTATGAAAAACTCAAGGGATTTCCCGGTCAATATAACCTGCCCCTGTTCAGCTATATTAATACACCTGGTGCAACCATGATTACCAGCCGGGGATGTCCATATCAATGTTCATACTGCGACCGTTCTGTTTTTAAGCGGGGATACAGGTATAATTCTGCTGAATTTATTTATGAGCATGTGCTTTTTCTTAATAAACGCTTTGGGGTGCGCCATGTTACCATTTATGACGATCTTTTTACTGCACATAGAAAACGAATAACAAAGCTTTGCGATCTTCTTGTGTCAAAGCCTTTAAATATGAATTTTAACTGTGCGGTGCGCACAGGTCATGCAGATGACGAGCTTTTGGAGATGCTTAAATCAGCAGGATTTCTGCAGCTTTCCCTGGGCATTGAAACAGGGGATCCTGATCTTATGAAGGCGCATAAACCAGGGGTTTATATTGAAGAGGTAAAAGATACTGTCCGCCGCATCCAGGCAAAAGGTTTAAGGGCAAAAGGGCTTTTTATGATGGGACTTCCTGGCGAGACTGTTGAATCCATACAAAAAACCAGTGATTTTGTCATATCCCTGGGCCTTGATGATATGAACATGTCCAAGTTTACCCCTTTTCACGGCGCTCCTTTATGGGAAACCATACGAGAACACGGGGAACTTGAGGAAGACTGGCGGAAGATGAACTGCCTTAATTTTGTGTTCCTGCCCAAAGATATTGATTCAAAAGAAACCCTTACACAGCTTTATAATAAGCATGTTAAGCGTTTTTATACGGATCCGGGGTGGAGGAAAAGGTTTAACAGGCGGATATGGGAGCATAGAAAAAGCCTGTGGTATGCTGTTAAGCATCTTCCCGGATTTTTATATGCAATGAGGTCTTTTGAACCTGAACCATGA
- a CDS encoding AAA family ATPase, translated as MSENKKPKLLPIGISDFKMLREQNRYYVDKTLFIKDIIEASAQVLLLPRPRRFGKTLNLSMLRYFFEKTGQDQSFLFDNTNIRKNEVFAKHHCQYPVIYITFKDIKEPSWEICHNKIKQLIGDAFKHHAQMFEQKLPNKKDINFVHRIMENRANQGEYENALKYLSEFLHFCFEKPAVILIDEYDTPLHSGYSKGYYEDIISFMRNFLSGGLKDNTHLYKGVLTGILRVAKESVFSGLNNLGVYTILSPRFSEAFGFTEYEIQQMLKNYNLEHLLEILSDCYNGYSFGNTVIYNPWSVLNFIDNKGECLPYWINTADTSLIDKLATFGGKEIREEIGILLEGKSIIKPIYDAIVMRDLETRNDLLWSFLLFSGYLKTVKHLGDEMYELKIPNYEVKFIYRNLIRSWFAGKIEQNRVEDMLSALENKNVNFFELMLKKIVMQVMSYHDLGNAPEKVYHALVLGILVWMSYKYEIRSNRESGHGRYDIMMKPKDKGKTGIIIEFKKVNKKESHEKAMEKALKQIEDKNYASELQAAGIKDILKLAVVFQGKELWVREG; from the coding sequence ATGAGTGAAAATAAAAAACCAAAACTTCTGCCCATAGGCATATCTGACTTTAAAATGCTCAGGGAGCAAAACCGTTATTATGTTGATAAAACCTTGTTTATCAAAGATATTATAGAAGCATCAGCCCAGGTGCTTCTGCTCCCCCGCCCCCGGCGTTTTGGCAAGACCTTAAATCTGAGTATGCTGAGGTATTTTTTTGAAAAAACAGGGCAAGACCAAAGCTTCCTTTTTGACAATACAAATATCCGTAAAAATGAAGTATTTGCTAAACATCATTGCCAGTATCCGGTAATCTACATAACTTTTAAGGACATAAAAGAACCATCATGGGAAATCTGCCATAATAAAATCAAGCAGTTGATCGGAGATGCTTTTAAACATCATGCCCAAATGTTTGAACAAAAACTGCCCAATAAAAAGGATATAAATTTTGTTCACAGGATCATGGAAAACAGGGCAAACCAGGGTGAATATGAAAATGCTTTAAAATACCTGAGTGAATTCCTGCATTTCTGCTTTGAAAAGCCTGCAGTCATTCTTATTGACGAATACGACACCCCCCTTCATTCTGGATATTCCAAAGGATATTATGAAGACATTATAAGCTTTATGCGCAATTTTCTAAGCGGAGGGCTTAAAGATAATACCCATCTTTATAAAGGAGTTTTAACCGGCATTCTCAGGGTGGCAAAAGAATCCGTGTTTTCAGGTTTAAACAATCTTGGGGTTTACACCATTCTTTCCCCCAGGTTTTCAGAAGCCTTTGGTTTTACAGAATATGAGATACAGCAGATGTTAAAGAATTATAACCTGGAACATCTCCTGGAAATCCTTTCAGACTGTTATAACGGCTACAGCTTTGGAAATACGGTGATTTACAATCCCTGGTCTGTTCTTAATTTTATTGATAATAAGGGCGAATGCCTTCCATACTGGATTAATACGGCAGACACCAGCTTGATAGATAAACTGGCAACCTTTGGAGGAAAGGAAATCAGGGAAGAAATAGGAATACTTCTTGAAGGCAAAAGCATTATAAAGCCGATATATGATGCCATTGTCATGAGAGACCTTGAAACCAGGAATGATTTGCTTTGGAGTTTTCTGTTGTTTTCCGGGTATCTGAAAACTGTAAAACATTTGGGAGATGAGATGTATGAACTTAAAATTCCCAATTATGAGGTCAAATTTATTTACCGTAATCTCATCCGCTCCTGGTTTGCTGGAAAAATTGAACAAAACAGGGTAGAAGACATGCTGTCAGCCCTGGAAAACAAGAATGTGAACTTTTTTGAGCTGATGCTGAAAAAAATAGTCATGCAGGTCATGAGTTATCATGACTTGGGAAATGCACCTGAAAAGGTTTATCATGCCCTTGTTTTAGGAATCCTTGTCTGGATGTCGTATAAATATGAAATCCGTTCCAACCGGGAGTCAGGACACGGGCGCTATGATATTATGATGAAGCCAAAGGATAAAGGTAAAACAGGGATTATCATAGAATTTAAAAAAGTGAATAAAAAGGAAAGCCATGAAAAAGCTATGGAAAAGGCATTAAAGCAGATAGAAGATAAAAATTATGCTTCAGAACTGCAGGCTGCCGGAATTAAGGATATTTTAAAACTGGCTGTTGTTTTCCAGGGAAAGGAACTTTGGGTCAGGGAAGGTTGA
- a CDS encoding P-loop NTPase fold protein — MDKLKKAETLSEIRRVCRPLPLSGTALESFFVETDSARDPNQKARQRISETLEAIPDARILFYGHRGCGKSTELNKLVSEIKQRFIVVSFSIMDEMNLVSARAEDLILVMTARILRTAQENGMNLKDSLLNPVFDFFAETVLSEKECRDMNLTVGAGVSTESSLLGKLAGLFFKIASDIKYNAHSEETTTSKLRKRPADLLAQANFVIEAVQSALPKDKKLLVIVEDIDKLDLKQAREIYVQNTNLLTGIRTNIIYTIPIFLFHSPEVNVFKHHFDDIINLPMIKVTEPYEIKADGFEIVKEIILSRIQENLIEPDALELLINKTGGVLRHVFDVLHEAAVMTSAKVPLTKEHIQYGLNQIRRELSLQIALPYHEGDPPAGSPKSVDDLYDRLTECAKKQMLGEKPGLIADSINQILIKSCSMVEYNGERWIGVHPLVVEHLKVIGRL, encoded by the coding sequence ATGGATAAACTTAAAAAAGCGGAAACACTGTCAGAAATCCGGCGGGTGTGCCGTCCCCTGCCTCTTTCCGGCACAGCGCTGGAATCTTTTTTTGTTGAAACAGATTCAGCAAGAGATCCAAACCAGAAAGCCAGGCAGAGGATTTCAGAAACACTGGAAGCCATTCCTGATGCCCGGATTTTGTTTTACGGTCATCGGGGGTGCGGGAAATCAACTGAATTAAACAAGTTAGTATCTGAAATCAAACAAAGGTTTATTGTTGTTTCCTTTTCCATTATGGATGAAATGAATCTTGTTTCTGCCCGTGCAGAAGATTTGATTCTTGTTATGACTGCCCGGATTTTGAGAACTGCACAGGAAAATGGCATGAACCTGAAAGACAGCCTGCTGAATCCGGTTTTTGATTTTTTTGCTGAAACCGTTTTATCTGAAAAAGAATGCAGGGACATGAATCTTACAGTCGGAGCAGGTGTTTCAACTGAATCAAGTCTTTTGGGAAAGCTTGCTGGTTTGTTTTTTAAAATTGCTTCTGATATAAAATACAATGCCCACAGTGAAGAAACCACAACCTCAAAGCTTAGAAAACGTCCTGCTGATTTGCTGGCTCAGGCTAATTTTGTTATTGAAGCTGTGCAAAGCGCGCTGCCCAAAGATAAAAAACTGCTTGTAATTGTTGAAGATATTGATAAGCTTGATTTAAAGCAGGCGCGGGAAATATATGTCCAGAATACAAATCTCCTGACCGGGATAAGAACAAACATTATTTACACCATTCCTATTTTTCTTTTTCATTCCCCGGAAGTCAATGTTTTTAAACATCATTTTGACGATATTATTAATCTTCCCATGATTAAGGTTACAGAACCCTATGAAATCAAGGCTGACGGGTTTGAGATTGTGAAAGAGATTATTTTAAGCCGTATCCAGGAGAATTTGATTGAACCTGATGCACTGGAACTGCTGATTAATAAAACCGGCGGGGTGCTTCGCCATGTTTTTGACGTGCTTCATGAGGCGGCAGTCATGACAAGTGCAAAGGTTCCTTTGACTAAGGAGCATATTCAATACGGCTTAAACCAGATCCGCAGGGAATTGTCTTTGCAGATTGCTCTGCCCTACCATGAAGGCGACCCTCCTGCCGGAAGCCCCAAGTCTGTTGATGATTTGTATGATCGCCTGACTGAATGCGCAAAAAAGCAAATGCTTGGTGAAAAGCCCGGGCTGATTGCTGATTCTATAAACCAGATTTTGATAAAATCATGTTCAATGGTTGAGTATAACGGCGAAAGATGGATCGGGGTTCATCCCCTGGTAGTTGAACATCTCAAGGTGATTGGCAGATTATGA
- a CDS encoding tetratricopeptide repeat protein, which produces MINEDQHIEALKNAVRDPVSALTAVEVDTKHRADRLVKILQQEINNRPGAVLLLLCNQPPGLLLEQAEKEILEWAGHEGVLFIIDQGCGDEKQAHDFWTKMNFLREGWGGLKCHVIFFLLPLNYRSMVRDADHFADWIPLKLHILGISEDNQADPSYQIKDTAFSENEMSFKTARQVLSSLQEQLAQAVHNGADKSLLVQRYYLPMFEAAVKIYALQRAQSLRRHISETDIKETEMPEWLYNNFILDLELRNFDDAERSITRLLEWAKENNDQELEADSYHNMGTIAQEQRDFTSAEKWYRKSLEIEEKHGNEHGAASTYHQLGRIAEERRDFDAAEKWYRKSLEIKEKHGNEHGAASTYHQLGSIAQERRDFDAAEKWYRKSLEIEEKHGNEHGAASTYHQLGRIAQERRDFDAAEKWYRKSLEINEKHGNEHGATITYHQLGYVAQERRDFDAAEKWYRKSLEINEKHGNEHGAAGTYHQIGNLSGLQENYEEAGKWLIKAVIIFIRFNDLHNAKQGANNFMIFYKQSPPETQTRLKAMWEEAGLPAFV; this is translated from the coding sequence ATGATAAATGAAGATCAGCATATTGAAGCACTTAAAAATGCGGTGCGTGATCCTGTATCTGCTTTAACTGCTGTTGAAGTGGATACAAAACATCGGGCAGACCGGCTTGTCAAAATATTGCAGCAGGAGATCAATAACCGCCCAGGCGCTGTCCTGCTTCTTTTATGCAATCAACCGCCTGGACTGCTTTTAGAGCAGGCAGAAAAAGAGATTTTAGAATGGGCAGGGCATGAAGGAGTTTTGTTTATAATAGATCAGGGCTGCGGGGATGAAAAACAGGCTCATGATTTCTGGACAAAAATGAATTTTCTGCGGGAAGGCTGGGGAGGTTTGAAGTGTCATGTAATTTTTTTTCTCCTGCCTTTAAATTACCGGTCAATGGTTCGGGATGCGGATCATTTTGCAGACTGGATTCCCCTGAAACTCCATATTCTTGGAATTTCAGAAGATAACCAGGCAGACCCGTCATACCAAATCAAGGATACAGCATTTTCAGAAAATGAAATGTCATTTAAAACAGCCAGACAGGTTCTTTCCAGCCTCCAGGAACAGCTTGCCCAGGCAGTTCATAATGGTGCTGACAAATCCCTTCTTGTGCAAAGATATTATCTTCCCATGTTTGAAGCTGCTGTGAAAATTTATGCTCTCCAGCGCGCCCAGAGCCTCCGAAGGCATATTTCAGAAACAGACATAAAGGAAACAGAAATGCCTGAATGGCTGTATAACAATTTTATCCTTGATTTAGAATTGAGAAATTTTGATGATGCTGAAAGATCAATAACAAGACTTTTGGAATGGGCAAAGGAAAATAATGATCAGGAATTGGAAGCCGACTCATATCATAATATGGGAACGATAGCGCAAGAGCAGCGGGACTTTACAAGTGCTGAAAAATGGTATCGGAAATCCCTGGAAATAGAAGAAAAGCACGGAAACGAACACGGGGCTGCGAGTACCTATCACCAGTTGGGGAGAATCGCCGAAGAGAGACGAGATTTTGATGCTGCTGAAAAATGGTATCGGAAATCCCTGGAAATAAAAGAAAAGCACGGAAACGAACACGGGGCAGCGAGTACCTATCACCAGTTGGGGAGCATCGCCCAAGAGAGACGAGATTTTGATGCTGCTGAAAAATGGTATCGGAAATCCCTGGAAATAGAAGAAAAGCACGGAAACGAACACGGGGCAGCGAGTACCTATCACCAGTTGGGGAGAATCGCCCAAGAGAGACGAGATTTTGATGCTGCTGAAAAATGGTATCGGAAATCCCTGGAAATAAATGAAAAGCACGGAAACGAACACGGCGCGACAATTACCTATCACCAGTTGGGATATGTCGCCCAAGAGAGACGAGATTTTGATGCTGCTGAAAAATGGTATCGGAAATCCCTGGAAATAAATGAAAAGCACGGAAACGAACACGGGGCAGCGGGTACCTATCACCAGATTGGTAATCTTTCAGGATTGCAAGAAAATTATGAAGAAGCTGGAAAATGGCTTATTAAAGCAGTTATCATATTTATTAGATTTAATGATCTCCATAATGCTAAACAAGGTGCAAACAATTTCATGATCTTCTACAAACAATCACCCCCCGAAACCCAAACCAGACTGAAAGCCATGTGGGAGGAGGCGGGGCTGCCTGCCTTTGTCTGA
- a CDS encoding PIN domain-containing protein, producing MKSYVLDACALIAFFNGENGADTVENILLGHDLRLMSVINVYEVCYDAAKAGGMDNGIRIYNEIHQLPIKIIKTIGKELLKEAMYFKTNYKISLADSFALGLARLNHAVLISADHHEFDIIETSGELKFHWIR from the coding sequence ATGAAATCTTATGTTCTTGATGCCTGTGCATTGATTGCTTTTTTTAACGGGGAGAATGGGGCTGATACAGTTGAAAATATTCTTCTCGGTCATGATTTGCGACTTATGTCAGTCATAAATGTATATGAAGTCTGCTACGATGCAGCAAAAGCAGGGGGAATGGATAACGGCATAAGAATTTATAATGAAATACATCAGCTTCCAATAAAAATAATCAAAACTATTGGAAAAGAATTATTAAAAGAAGCCATGTATTTTAAAACCAATTATAAAATATCACTGGCAGACTCTTTTGCCCTGGGATTGGCGAGGCTGAACCATGCTGTTTTGATTTCTGCGGATCATCATGAATTTGACATTATTGAAACTTCAGGAGAGCTTAAATTTCATTGGATCAGGTAA
- a CDS encoding AAA family ATPase, which produces MDQVKNQITIIKKGRAVGVIMTPERYDVMIETMEILSHKEILSNLQSSREDFQKGRVYSHDEVWQDILKDKAGDKKMSEKSKLLPIGISDFKMLREQNRYYVDKTLFIKDIIEASAQVLLLPRPRRFGKTLNLSMLRYFFEHGQENQDFLFKNLAIASHDVFLKHSEKYPVIYLTFKDLKALKWEDCREGIYQVIAWETMRHLENMKNPSLSHPVREQLEAIINLKATPSAYEMSLRMLSEVLCRHYNQKVVILIDEYDTPLHAGYSKGYYEDIISFMRNFLSGGLKDNTHLFKGVLTGILRVAKESVFSGLNNLGVYTILSPRFSEAFGFTEYEIQQMLKDYNLESLLEILSDWYNGYCFGNTVIYNPWSVLNFIDNKGECLPYWINTADTSLIDKLATFGGKEIREEIGILLEGGSIIKPIYDAIVMRDLETRNDLLWSFLLFSGYLKTVKHLGDEMYELKIPNYEVKFIYRNLIRSWFAGKIEQNRVEDMLSALENKNVKFFEQMLKKIVMQVMSYHDLGNAPEKVYHALVLGILVWMSYKYEIRSNRESGHGRYDIMMKPKDKDKTGIIIEFKKVDKEKNENHEKAMEAALKQIEEKNYASELQAAGIKDILKLAVVFQGKELWAAEGKNE; this is translated from the coding sequence TTGGATCAGGTAAAAAATCAAATTACAATTATAAAAAAAGGCAGGGCTGTCGGGGTTATTATGACCCCTGAACGATATGATGTTATGATTGAGACTATGGAAATCTTGAGTCATAAGGAAATCCTGTCCAATCTGCAATCTTCCAGGGAAGATTTTCAAAAAGGCAGGGTTTATTCACACGATGAGGTATGGCAGGACATATTAAAAGACAAAGCAGGGGATAAAAAAATGAGTGAAAAATCAAAACTTCTGCCCATAGGCATATCTGATTTTAAAATGCTCAGGGAGCAAAACCGCTATTATGTGGATAAAACCTTGTTTATCAAAGATATTATTGAGGCATCTGCCCAGGTGCTTCTGCTCCCACGCCCCCGGCGTTTTGGCAAAACCTTAAATCTGAGTATGCTGCGTTATTTTTTTGAACATGGACAAGAAAACCAGGATTTTCTTTTTAAAAATCTTGCCATTGCCAGTCATGATGTTTTTCTAAAACATTCAGAAAAGTACCCTGTTATCTACCTTACATTCAAGGATTTAAAAGCACTTAAATGGGAAGACTGCAGGGAAGGCATTTACCAGGTAATCGCATGGGAAACCATGCGCCACCTGGAAAATATGAAAAATCCCAGCCTGTCTCATCCTGTCAGGGAACAGCTTGAAGCCATTATCAATCTAAAAGCAACACCTTCTGCATATGAAATGAGCCTGCGCATGTTGAGCGAAGTTCTATGCAGACATTATAATCAAAAAGTCGTTATCCTGATTGACGAATACGACACCCCGCTTCATGCCGGATATTCCAAAGGATATTACGAAGACATTATAAGCTTTATGCGCAATTTTCTCAGCGGAGGGCTTAAAGACAATACCCATCTGTTTAAAGGAGTTTTAACCGGCATTCTCAGGGTGGCAAAAGAATCCGTGTTTTCAGGTTTAAACAATCTTGGGGTTTACACCATTCTTTCCCCCAGGTTTTCAGAAGCCTTTGGTTTTACAGAATATGAGATACAGCAGATGCTCAAGGATTATAACCTGGAAAGTCTTCTTGAAATTCTTTCAGACTGGTATAACGGCTACTGCTTTGGAAATACGGTGATTTACAATCCCTGGTCTGTTCTTAATTTTATTGATAATAAGGGCGAATGCCTTCCATACTGGATCAATACGGCAGACACCAGCTTGATAGATAAACTTGCAACCTTTGGAGGGAAGGAGATCAGGGAAGAAATAGGAATTCTTCTTGAAGGCGGAAGCATTATAAAGCCGATATATGATGCCATTGTCATGAGAGACCTTGAAACCAGGAATGATCTGCTTTGGAGCTTTCTGTTGTTTTCCGGGTATCTGAAAACTGTAAAACATTTGGGAGATGAGATGTATGAACTTAAAATTCCCAATTATGAGGTCAAATTTATTTACCGCAATCTCATCCGCTCCTGGTTTGCTGGAAAAATTGAACAAAACAGGGTAGAAGACATGCTGTCAGCCCTGGAAAACAAAAATGTGAAATTTTTTGAGCAGATGCTGAAAAAAATAGTCATGCAGGTCATGAGTTATCATGACTTGGGAAATGCACCTGAAAAGGTTTATCATGCCCTGGTTTTAGGAATCCTGGTCTGGATGTCGTATAAATATGAAATCCGTTCCAACCGGGAGTCAGGACACGGGCGCTATGATATTATGATGAAGCCAAAGGATAAAGATAAAACAGGTATTATCATAGAATTTAAAAAAGTGGATAAAGAAAAAAATGAAAACCATGAAAAAGCTATGGAAGCAGCATTAAAACAGATAGAAGAGAAAAACTATGCCTCAGAACTGCAGGCTGCCGGAATTAAGGACATTTTAAAACTTGCTGTTGTTTTTCAAGGTAAAGAACTTTGGGCAGCGGAGGGAAAAAATGAGTGA